A portion of the Glycine max cultivar Williams 82 chromosome 10, Glycine_max_v4.0, whole genome shotgun sequence genome contains these proteins:
- the LOC112998190 gene encoding uncharacterized protein codes for MKLSIPEAFRGYISKGQSAKKFLEEIEQHFAKNEKSDMSNLLAKLISIKYKGKGNIREYIMEMSNLASKLKSLKLELGEDLLVHLVLISLPAHFGQFKVSYNTQKDKWSLNELISHFVQEEERMQRDRTESTHLTSTSRNKKRKKTKGVVEGTSQQKK; via the coding sequence ATGAAGCTCTCTATTCCAGAGGCGTTTCGGGGCTATATTTCTAAGGGTCAAAGTGCAAAGAAATTCCTTGAGGAAATTGAGCAACACtttgccaaaaatgaaaaatcagaTATGAGTAACCTTTTGGCTAAACTCATCTCCATAAAGTATAAAGGCAAAGGGAACATAAGGGAGTACATTATGGAGATGTCCAATCTCGCATCGAAACTCAAGTCACTTAAGTTAGAGCTTGGTGAAGACCTGCTTGTACACTTGGTTTTGATCTCGCTTCCTGCACACtttgggcaattcaaagtgagctaTAACACTCAGAAGGACAAATGGTCCCTCAATGAGCTTATATCTCACTTTGTGCAAGAGGAGGAGAGGATGCAGAGAGATAGGACTGAAAGTACTCACTTGACTTCGACCTCTCggaacaagaaaaggaagaagactaAGGGTGTTGTGGAAGGGACTTctcaacaaaagaaataa
- the LOC121172971 gene encoding uncharacterized protein — protein MDRSWMNASRITEEYENGVEEFLLFAQSKAQPMWGNFFCPCVKCGNGRRQTIDDIRTHLICEGIIRSYTKWIWHGESLDTADMSQADDVTTDSGNPIEEMIRDLGQEGFEEAHAALYDNIEVDSKMPLYSGCISFTKLSAVLALVNLKARFGWSDKSFSELLMLLTNMLPADNILPKNHYQAKKILCPIGMQYEKIHACCNDCILYRDDFAELDYCPVCGVSRYRPTNGDSTVLVSDADRRPAKVCWYLPIIPRFKRLFANGEDAKNLIWHANTRKSDGLMRHPADSPQWKAIDRLYPEFGAEPRNLRLGLATDGMNPFGTLTTNHSSWPVLLFIYNLPPWLCMKRKYVMLSMMIAGPRQPACFKLRAMVFCTINDFPAYGNLSGYSVKGHHACPICEQNTSFRQLKHGKKTVYTRHRRFLKQYHPYRRLKKAFDGSQEHETAPNPLTGDEVYQRVKDVVNMFGKSQKKPSSTSNMWKKKSIFFDLPYWSDHHVRHCIDVMHVEKNVCDSLIGTLLNIKGKTKDGFKCRQDLVDMGIRQVLHPISKGNRTYLPPACYTMSTAEKRSFCECLRNIKVPQGYSSNIKSLVSVNELKLVGLKSHDCHVLMQQLLPVAIRGTLPEKVRVAISRLCFIFNAICAKVIDPKQLDALEDEVVVVLCQMEMFFPPSFFDIMVHLVVHLVREIRCCGPTYFRWMYPVERYMKVLKGYTKNRHRPEASIVERYVAEECIEFASQYIDSLKPVGVPASRHDQPIAGKGTRGYNVMTMTRHDVSQAHLYILNNTTEVFPYIEAHKKHVRDSHPKMNMMRVLQEHNKTFINWFRQTILADKSVSRRLTLLAIGPNLNVPTWKGYDINNYSFYTKSQDDKSSVQNSGVCVDADSEHFSSTSDNNPIRASMSYFGVIQEIWEVDYTSFRVPVFKCQWVNGTTGVFQDPLGFTLVDLSKVAYIDEPFIMAAQARQVFYVQDPCNSSLSVALQGRPSGMNYHNDESTLDIGQMSSFSKQLPSMNEADEVDDGHANRVDHDEGLWENIPTG, from the exons atggatcgaagttggatgaacgcATCACGTATAACTGAAGAGTACGAGAATGGTGTTGAAGAGTTTTTGCTGTTTGCTCAAAGTAAAGCGCAACCTATGTggggaaattttttttgtccATGTGTGAAGTGTGGAAATGGGAGGCGCCAAACAATTGATGACATAAGAACTCATCTTATTTGTGAGGGAATAATTCGTAGCTACACaaagtggatatggcatggggaaTCCCTCGATACAGCTGACATGTCACAGGCTGACGATGTTACTACAGACAGCGGAAATCCTATAGAAGAAATGATTCGTGATCTTGGGCAAGAGGGGTTTGAAGAGGCACATGCAGCGTTGTATGACAACATAGAAGTTGATTCAAAAATGCCTTTGTATTCCGGCTGCATATCTTTCACAAAATTGTCAGCTGTGTTAGCTCTGGTTAACTTGAAGGCTcgatttgggtggagtgacaagagTTTTAGTGAGTTGCTGATGTTGTTGACAAACATGCTTCCTGCTGATAACATCTTGCCAAAGAATCACTACCAAGCAAAGAAGATTTTATGTCCAATTGGGATGCAGTACGaaaaaattcatgcatgttgTAATGACTGCATTTTGTACAGAGATGATTTTGCTGAACTAGATTACTGTCCTGTGTGTGGGGTTTCTCGGTACAGACCGACCAACGGAGATTCTACTGTACTAGTCTCAGACGCCGACCGCCGTCCAGCAAAGGTGTGTTGGTATCTcccaataataccaaggtttaaacGGTTGTTTGCTAATGGGGAAGATGCAAAGAACCTTATATGGCATGCAAATACTAGAAAATCAGATGGATTGATGCGACATCCTGCAGATAGCCCGCAATGGAAGGCAATTGATCGTCTGTATCCTGAATTTGGGGCCGAGCCTAGAAATTTAAGGCTTGGTCTTGCAACGGACGGAATGAACCCATTTGGAACCTTAACTACTAACCATAGCTCGTGGCCCGTTTTGCTGTTCATTTATAATCTCCCTCcgtggttgtgcatgaagcgaaagtaTGTTATGCTGAGTATGATGATAGCTGGTCCAAGACAACCAG CATGTTTCAAGTTGCGTGCAATGGTTTTTTGTACCATCAATGACTTTCCAGCCTACGGAAATTTAAGTGGATATAGTGTCAAAGGACATCACGCATGTCCTATATGTGAGCAGAATACTAGTTTCCGCCAACTTAAACATGGAAAGAAGACTGTGTATACTAGGCATCGAAGATTTCTCAAACAGTATCATCCGTATCGACGCTTGAAGAAGGCATTCGATGGAAGTCAAGAACATGAAACCGCGCCAAATCCATTAACTGGTGATGAAGTATATCAGCGGGTCAAGGATGTCGTAAATATGTTCGGCAAGTCCCAAAAAAAACCATCATCCACTTCAAACATGTGGAAAAAGAAGtctattttctttgatcttccgtactggtccgATCATCATGTTAGGCATTGTATAGACGTCATGCATgtcgagaaaaatgtttgtgattctTTAATTGGGACCCTCCTAAACattaaaggcaagacaaaggatggtttcAAGTGTCGTCAAGACTTGGTTGACATGGGTATACGTCAAGTGTTGCATCCTATCTCAAAAGGTAACAGGACATATCTGCCCCCAGCCTGTTACACAATGTCAACAGCTGAAAAGAGAAGTTTTTGTGAATGCTTGCGTAAtatcaaagtcccacaaggctACTCTTCAAACATCAAGAGTCTTGTGTCTGTGAATGAGCTTAAGTTGGTTGGCTTGAAATCACATGATTGTCATGTGTTAATGCAACAACTTTTGCCTGTTGCAATCCGCGGAACATTGCCTGAGAAGGTCCGTGTTGCAATCAGTCGcttgtgtttcatttttaatgcTATATGTGCCAAGGTCATTGACCCTAAACAGTTGGATGCTTTGGAAGATGAGGTTGTCGTTGTCCTTTGTCAAATGGAGATGTTTTTCcctccttcattttttgacattatGGTACACTTAGTTGTTCATCTGGTAAGGGAAATAAGGTGTTGTGGTCCTACGTATTTTAGATGGATGTATCCAGTTGAGCGGTACATGAAGGTCTTAAAGGGTTATACGAAGAATCGACATCGACCAGAGGCCTCAATAGTGGAAAGATACGTTGCTGAAGAATGCATTGAGTTTGCCTCACAGTACATTGACTCATTGAAACCTGTCGGCGTTCCTGCATCCCGGCATGACCAGCCAATAGCCGGCAAGGGTACTCGTGGATACAATGTTATGACAATGACTAGACATGACGTGTCACAAgcacatttgtatatattaaacaaCACAACAGAGGTGTTTCCGTACATAGAGGCTcacaaaaaacatgttagagATAGTCACCCcaaaatgaacatgatgaggGTATTGCAAGAGCACAACAAAACTTTCATAAATTGGTTTAGACAAACAATACTTGCTGATAAAAGTGTTTCCAGACGACTCACATTGTTAGCCATTGGCCCAAATTTGAATGTCCCTACATGGAAGGGGTATGACATTAACAATTATTCATTCTACACAAAGTCCCAAGATGATAAAAGTTCGGTACAAAACAGTGGGGTCTGTGTTGATGCTGATTCGGAGCACTTTTCCAGTACATCGGATAACAACCCCATTCGAGCATCCATGTCTTACTTTGGTGTCATTCAAGAAATTTGGGAGGTTGATTATACATCATTTAGAGTGCCTGTTTTTAAGTGTCAGTGGGTGAACGGGACAACAGGTGTGTTTCAAGATCCATTGGGATTTACTTTGGTAGACCTTAGTAAGGTGGCATATATAGACGAACCTTTCATTATGGCAGCACAAGCCAGACAAGTTTTCTATGTACAAGATCCATGTAATTCAAGTTTGTCTG